In Gossypium hirsutum isolate 1008001.06 chromosome A10, Gossypium_hirsutum_v2.1, whole genome shotgun sequence, the DNA window AATTTggaaactcagaaaattttttggaatacattaaaaattttcaaatttgcagagttcacacggtcgtgtctcgaCCTATGTCcatgcctgtgtaactctttaactAGGGTCACACATCCAAGCCACACGCcaatgtgtcaggccgtgtaccctttcgaaatggcctcacacgcccgtgtgctagccgTATGTCTCACATGGCTGAGTCATACGCACGAGTGTCTAGCCAtgtggacctaaaatgtgccTTAAACTACAAGTTTACCATTCCATACAAGCTTGAACTTTAATCAATTCAAAAACCATTCGTTTAACCAGTTTAAAACATGATCAAACAtattcaaaacatgtcaaaacaatcatcctaggtgcctaaccaatgtaccctcgtTGGTACCACATTtctatcatcaaaacatatcatcaaagtatcattcaaatccaaattataaacttaccaaattcaatccatttttgCCTAGTTCATAAGCACTTAAACACTAGcttaaattcacatgcacataTTTAGATTTGGTTCAACTTGTCATGATAATATGAtttcaaacacaaacacatgtttatatatattaaactaatattaaacttataaccttatttacaatcaatccacaaaataactattatctagacaccctaggtacacgCCGACACAAAAGATagacatcaccacatttgagttcgggatcgttgttggaagctgaatcgacgatcaaaagttaagtacctaaccttTGCACGGAAAGCAAAACCGTACGCTTGTAAAGCTCATCTGAAAATTTAAagacaatataatataatatgcacatattaattataagcacaattgaatatttaaaaccacatttattcatacaatggcattagccattcaatactcaattcataaATACACCATTTCATACCATACTCAGTTCTCATCAATTGCTATATAATtgcttttcacaatttgatcaacatatcatttaatcaataacattatctattccatatccaattcatgaatacataattcatgtatctcattttcatgtttcaattcactatcccattttcaattcacatacaatataatccaatatcaatcataataccgttttatttaattacccctattaacacgactcggactcggacggatacacggatccaaccaacacaccaatttggcacctagtgccttatCAGTTAAATCCGAAGTAATAGTTGCACCCAACActatataaatttgacacccagtATCTCATCGGTTAaatcgaagtaaattggcactcagtgcctcatcgacttgaAGTTGAAGAAATCCTTGAACTATTcttatcctatgacatgccatttatatccgactcagctcgatacagttaatagggttccaattcactttccaaatacaaccaatGTCCAATTATCATATTTGGACGTTATCACatttacacacacacacacacacacatatatatatatcaattcaatccaattcaatcaactttaattcaattcaatatcaaagtaccaaatatatttttcatataatccCATATACACATGAAATCAATTCAATAGTCAAAGtgtcaaatactcacctcaaccacttaccatatacattaaatcaaaatacaacaattaacaactaggttcagattatagaaatataaactagAAATTTCCAATTATTCGACGTCAACTTTATCTTTCctctttttagtcgaggattctggtatgacgttagctacggaattaaaacaattaaaattcatcaatataacacaattcaatttcatattgaatatttcaattttgactcaatatttgcctaaatttcaatttagtacctaaaccgagactaatttttattattcacaattaatcttatatttttacacaaatttcactttaaactaaacttaactccctattttcatttaaattcctaaatttcaaaattttcacaatttagcccctatattattcaaaagttataatttattctacaatttaatcatttttcacttctagcttaaaaatctatcaatttaatccttaatagtaaaattattcaacaaaacaacatttaaaaactcaatcatTGCTAAAATTTCGACATGGGTCGGGTTAACACCGATAttctaaaaatatacaaattgtaaaaaaaaaactaaattaactaattaattaaacttgaaaacTTTTGAAACCCATAGGTGTGggttctctttctctttctttttctatctttcttttccttctaaTTTGTTTAGCTTttgtctttctttatttcttttattacttattttattttattattatataatatatatttacttaaatattaagtcaacatattatatatatataataaatttacaaatatcTTACCTAATGCGGTCCCACTAAAAAAACAATGGTAAAATTCttttttagtccctttaattattctttaatctataattctgctttcaccctatatgcaatttagttcttatacctaattattcttaatttatgcaaatttacttaaccaaaatctaattaactagcttcgttaatatttatataaatatttagaagTTCAATTTACAAGAATGGAGTCCCAAAAATGTACTTTCTGACAACCccgactatcgggtcgttacaagcATTCGATCTAATCGAGTAAAAAAAAGAGTAAGTTAATCAAATTGACaagtcctattttatcttatttagatcccaaaattattattttagaaaaaaaattaactttctttatatattttttaaaatttttaaattttttataaattttttttaaaaatataaaattctaatttttttaaaaatattttaaattttaaaatttgttttgaaatttttgttaagagaaAAACCAATTtgttaaatttcaaaattgataggaACTAAAGGCGAATTTATACTAATCTATTATTAGGcttgtaaaatttaaattgacTCGAACTCGAATTATTTAATCGATTTGACTCAAAAAAATCGgataacttgaaatttaaattttttttaatttatttgaatcgaatcgaatttaaCTCACCTCTAAAAATACTGACCTATTTTCGATCCAACCAATACACAAATCCTGTCCGATTTCAACACCTATGATAAAAACTTTTCATAGtatttaatagaaattaaatcatttacctttcataatatttattttgttaaaaaaacatttttaattttgtaacGATACCAAGCACCATCAAAATAGACATTCAAGTAACCCAATTTTCACGTGCCATCACATTTCAcgtaattaaattcaaaattctcCTTTTTTATACCATTCCAAACAATTCCCACAATATTCAACCCCCCAAAATTTTCCTTCTGTTTCCTTCCGGTTTTCCTTCCTCCCAAACAAGAATGTCTTTCCCCCCTTTTCTCTGTTTTTTCTTCTTCGTTTCTTTCCTTCCACTTTCCACTCCTCTCACTTCATCCCCTTACCTTTCCCCCACTATCCTCCATCCAAATTACCAAAAAATGATCCAAAACTTCAAAATTTACGCTTACCCACCTCCGGAAACGTTGTCGTTTGACTCCAAAGTTGAATCCCTCTTTTACTCTTCTCTTATCCGCAGTCACTTCATTACTCAAAACCCTGAAGAAGCCCATTTGTTCTTCATCCCTTTCTCTTTCCACTCCGGGCTTTCCACACGCGCCGTCGCGTATGTCGTCGGAAATTACCGTACGGAGTTTATTTATTGGAATCGGACTCTTGgagctgatcattttttcctttccTGCTCTGGTATTGGTCACGGTGCGGACCGGAATGTTGTGGAGTTGAAGAAGAACTCGGTTCAGGTCTCGTGTTTTCCGACGACGGCTGGGTTGTTTATTCCTCATAAGGATGTTAGTTTACCACCACTTGCTAACGTTCACGCTCCGGTACACGCGCCGGCTAGTAAGAGCTCGAGTTATTTAGGTTACGTGAGGTATAATTGGGTTAAAGAGTCGAATCTAATGGAACAGCTATTAGCTGATCCCGAGATTGTGGTTGAATCTGAACCGTCGGATCAGTTGACTTATGAGGAAAGACTTGCCGGGAGTAAGTTTTGTTTGTTCGAGTACGGACCGGAGATATCGGCGATCGGTGAAGCGATGAGTTTCGGGTGTGTGCCCGTGGTGATTACTGACCGTCCGATCCAGGACTTGCCGTTGATGGATTTGCTTGCGTGGCAACAGATCGCGGTGTTCGTGGGATCAAGCGGTGGAGTTAATGAGATCAAGAGGGTTTTGGGGCGCGTGGTGGTGGAAGAGTACGAGGATATGAGGGAATCAGCTGCGGTCGCGAGTAAGCATTTTGTGTGGAACGATACGCCAGAGCCGTGCGATGCGTTCCATATGGTGATGTATCAGTTATGGTTGAGAAGGCATACCATCAGATATGCTGAGAGAGAATGGGCTTAAGAGAGCTTAAGGATTTAAAGAGTTTTAGCCCGTTGATATGTTGTTGACTTCTAAACTTTGGACGGTGGTGATCACATAATTcttttgtgaattaattttataaaaataaaaactaaaataaagttCCACATCGAAATCATTAATCAGGTGCAAAAGTAAAGGGATTAGTAAAAATACGAGacttaaaaaatagatttaagcTTAAGTTTGTCTcgatttattttatgttttagtaatatattttaattttatttttatattacatGAAATTAAATATGTACTAGTATAATACTGTgttaacattaaattttaaagatatacatttatgtaaatttaaaattttaataaaagaaaattatctAATATTAAAATCGTAAAGTTAATGGTTGACCGTTAAAGTTAAAccgtttttaattttaataaaaattataaagaataaataaaaaataaattatggtGTGATATGGgacaaaaaatgataataaataaaaataaataaaagttataaaagttattaaattttaacaaaaaaatatatgaaatatttaatttttattaaaaattagaaaaatattataaaaaccgtaaaaaattataatttttttaaaaattttataaaaatcgtaaaaaaaattataaaatatatagaaatatagaaagaAAATGATAACAATAacaaatgtaaagaaatataaaattcataaaagaattataaaaattatggtATCAATTTTTCTatagcttttattgatttttatttttttaatcatttttggcTACATGTCACGTTGTGTTACCACACATGAAAAAAAGTCGTTAACTTCAACGATAAACAGTTAAAATTAATGGTTACACGGATTTTTTTGATGcatcttataaatttttttatgatttttataaaattttataattttttatatatatttttacaatttctattttttttttaatttttagtgaactttaaatattttaaatatagtttattaaagtttaataatttttataatttttataacttttattgatttttatttttttataatttttttgccacatgtcacaCCGTCTTTGTGATATAggtgactttaattgaaaaaaattaggtaCAATTAACTTTAACAGTCAATTATTAAAATTTACGGTTAAATggctttttgatgcattttgacaattaacttaaagaaaataaataaggacttgattgctttattattattattattattattattattattattatttaagtttgagggtttttttgatacattttgacaatctaagtacccaattgagtgcaaaaaaacccaattgagtgcaaaaaaatgcagtagcttaattgctttttttaaaaaagtttgaaggtcattttaatacattttgaaagtttaagtacccaattaagtgaaataaaaaaaactgatTATCAATGATTAAAATCCATtatgaagaattttttttatagaaataaatggtaactaattttcataaaataattttactaaaattggTCTTATTACATTTTACTCCTTAAATTCAATCCAATTAAATTAAAACGTATTAAGTTTAAGTATGTCCAAAGATTGAATTAAGATTATTGAACTAAACAaggaatttaacttaatttaatcaaGGAACTCCACGGATGAATTATATaatcaatatataacttaatattttaatcaaacacataaaaaatactaataaaacaTAACACTATTATTATAAAGGGTACCCAAACTTGGCTTAAAGGTTCAAATAGGTCCATAAGTTTTTTTTCCAATTCAATTAGGTACCTAAACATATTTTTTTGATCTAACTTGGTACATAAACTTGGCCTCaaggttcaatttggtacctaaactttttttttgttcaattaggtacttgaacttAGACTTTCGATTCAAATTAATAGCTGAACTTGGCTTCATAGTTCAAATTggtttaaataagtaattaactATAAATATTAATGGGACCAAAAAATCAAGTTCGGGCATCAATTTGAACCGAGAAGCCAATTTCAGGTACTTAATTAGACCAAAATAAACTTTAGGTACCAATTATTGaactaatttggacaaaaaaaaccaagtttaggtaccaatatGAACCAATGTCAAGTTCAAATATCTAATTGGACCAAAATAaactttaggtaccaaattgaaccttCAAACCAAGTTCAAGTGTCTAATTAGATAAAAGAAAACCTTAAGTATCAATCTGAACTTTGAAActaaattcaaataccaaatgTTTGGGATTTGTTTGCAAATTTCGGCCAATGGGATTATTGCTACTTGAAAATTAATATAACATCGATTCATTGATGAATTATACAAAACACAATATTagttttaagggtaaactatacttatggtcactttaattttttttttctcaatttaatctttttaattaagataattgttcGAATTAATCACTTTTATTAAAAGTTTTGTTAATTCACTGATTGATTTTTGACGTGGCACATTAGCCCATTGAATGATTGACACATGACTTTTTTTTTGGCTAAAACTGGGGACCTCACTATAATTagtcaaaaatacttttttttttgtttatttgcaacatgaggatttttttttatctctttatttctcttttctattCTCTCTTTTTAAAGCTCGACCACCAATACTCATCACCGCCCAACATCCTCCATCACCGTACAACATCTTCAATCACTCAATAGGCTAATGTGCCACATCAACAATCCGCTAGtggattaataaaatttttaacgaCAATGATTAATTCgaacaattatcttaattaaaataactaaatttgagaaaaaaattaaaatgactaaaataggACAAAACTTATTTTAAAATGACCATGAAATGTAATTTTCCCTAGTTTTGATTCAATCAACTGAGATTTTGTtccaattattaattttttgtgaTTGTGAATTTACAAAGCAGTAAATCAAAATAATTGATACTGAAGGagcataaaaaaatcaaaacaaattaaAGAATACCCAAAGTCAAtaatgaaatgttaaaattttaatctaaatgaATAAGAGACAAACCTGCAAAATGCAAGGCAAGAAGTAAATTGGAACATgcaaaattatatgaaattagaatttttaaaatccAATTACTTGGTGTTCAAGCAATCAACACAATAATATAGAggaaaaaatactaataaaataattataaactaGATAAATGTATTATGAAAGTACTTGTATTAGGAGTTAGTTGCATTTTGCTTAATATACTTAAAAGATAGACAAATAAGTCATTGTATGTCAGGTTAAAAAGTAAACtgatatttttagttaaaaattagtctatttctactattaagaACTGGCACggctaataaaataattagactGTTAGAATTGTATGACCTAAATTTTAGTTAAAGAAAAATACAGTGgcatttgatattgattagacgGGGTCGCAAACGGGGGTGTTTGAATAAGTGGAATCCGTATAGAAGTTTACTTTcactatttgatattgatttgaataatgtgctTAAATCTTACTGCATTACTTAGATATTGAttagaaaaatgtttttaaacttataaatagatgtagtttaAACTCttcttgtatcattcgaatttgacatagtgaaattttttctcctctacccgtgagttttttcctgaaagggtttccacgtaaaatctgtataatcttctatttttctttcttttctttgctatACATTACCATTATCGACGTTCAATTTTAACATAGACAATTGCACGTAAAGTGCCACATGTACTAACGTATaaggaccaatttttaatagtaaaaatgaataaaatttttaataggaccaatttactctttgatctaacgcaTAAAGACTAACTcgttttttaaatagaaaaaacaaaATGTAATCAACTCCTAATATAAGGGCCTAATATAGGAACCaatttttttatagtattatattctACTATGtctgtttttatatatatatatccaagcTTTAGTTGTTTCTTGTATATCCTATTAGTTTTGATTCACATTACactaaaactgaaaaaaaaaaacctttgtaTTGCCTTCACTCGGTTATATTAATAAattgggataaatctcaaaattatacatactttttggtttaatgcgtaattttataaataaattttaattttgttcaattttatatatgaaattttgctTTAATCCAATTCTAATAAATTATTCACACAATTATttatataacattattttatgtctatatattacatacacaaataatCATATTGACCCAATATCATAATAAATTGATGTCTTTATTTCTTCAAATGCCTATGATTGAAtcacaatcaaagtttcatgcttataattacaccaaatcaaaatttatgtattaaattgcacattaaatcaaaattcatatataattttaagattttttccTAATAATTTTAAAGTTAAGTCTCGTAACAAAAGAATGATTTGCTCATTTTTCCATTTAAGTTAATGGTTTTAAGTGTTagctattaaacttccatgataattgtaatgttaattttttttttggggtcAATGGGACTTAATTTAGATTAGTGTTtgtaattttatcattgtattaaattatatttttatggttttcaaaaagattaaattaaaattttaatatattttcttgaGAGTTTTTTAGAAAATCTAAAGAAATAATTTCTCATTTTAGGAGGATCGAGGGCTTAGCTCCTCCCTTTGTCCCTAGTCACAATCTCTTGGAAAATTTAAGAGTATTACACACTTCATACCTTCCATGTGGAAATTACTTTGTAATTCCAAATGTTGCATTGCATATTGTGGTCGAAGTTCCCCTTTTAATGTGGATCAAAGAAGGGTTGCATTGGCAGCCAAGCTTGACTTTTCTAGATATTGAAACTTTGAAGTACATAATGGTGAACAAGAAGCTTGTTGAAAACAATGCGATGCCTAGGATGACTAATTCTCGGAGTTTAGGTATAGCATTTAAGAGCACACAATATACAAAGCATATCTTAATGTCGTCGATCAAATTGCATCGCCTTGGTCATTGTACATAGAGTTATATGTGGCTACAGTCCCAATATCATATTCAGACTTGGAACATCTTTCTCGGTGTCATTATCTCACCAAACTGCAATTAGTAGAGAAGATAGAATAATATCAGCATCCGAGCcatgatgttttgaaatttctaCTATCAAATATTTTCAAGTTAACTTTATTGTTTAGTTATATGAAGTACGATTCAATGGGTGTATTGCAAAAGTTGCGTTGAAAGATTCTCAGCTTACAGTAATTCGCATATATGgggagaaaaaataaaaatctttccACTTGATTAAACTTAACGCAGCTTCCTCCAAATTTCCTATGATTTTCTCCTCCGTCTACTTTGAATACATGTTATGCTATTCAAAAAATTATGTTCAGCTTTTTCCTGTCTAAAGAAAAATAATCAGCAACCTCACCCCCCCAAACAGCTCTTCATAGCTTCTGATAAAGAGAAATACTTCCTTCACTTCTAGACCAGTAGGAGAAATGGCAGAGGCTATTGTGTCCTTATCTGTTGAAAGAATTTCGGATTTGCTCATCCATGAAGCAGTTTTCCTCAAAGATGTGAAAGATCAAGTTGAGAGCCTAAAGGATGAACTGAAGCGAATGAAGTGTTTCTTGGAGGACATTGACCGTATACCAGAACAAGACAAGCGTCTCTATAATCGGGTGTCAGAAATTCGGAATCTTGCTTACGATGCTGAAGATGTCATCGACTCGTTTATTCTTAAAGCAGCACATCAACGGGGTTTTCATGGGATTGTCAAGAGATTCATCTCTATTTTCACCAAACCTTCTCATCTGCACAAAATCGGCGTGCAGGTCAAAGCAATCCAGACCAAGCTCCAAAACATTTCCAGGAATCTTCCAGCTTATGCGATACCTAGTGATGAAGAAGGCTCTAGCTCAATTTTCAAGGTGCAGCAACGGTTAAAGACATACTCACATGTCAAGGAAGAGGAAGTTGTTAGCTTGGAGGTTAGCACCAAAGAAATTATGGCCAAGTTGATGATAGAAGAAGATAGACTCCATGCCGTAGTTTCGGTAGTCGGCATGGGGAGCATCGGTAAGACTACTTTTGCCAGAAAAGTTTATAATCATGTTGATGTGAGACGCCATTTTGATTTCTTGGCTTGGGTTTATATATCTCAACAATGTAAGCCGAGAAAAGTTTTGCTTAGTGTCTTGATGAAATTTCTCTCTCCTTCTAAAGATGAAAGAGAGCTAATTGAGAAACTGGACGAGAATGAGTTGTGGAAAAGTGTTGAAGTTAGTTCCCATGCAAGACATACAGCCCATGCAGATTCAAGCACGTAAGAACAAATACACATAAGTTGTCCGGGTAAAGTATGTGCAAGAATTCATACACATAAGTTACCCAGGTAAAGTACGTGTAACTGAAGctgtttattttgtttcttttgtaacCAAGTTTATGAAATGTGTtctagttcattttgaacttagTTTAAGCCTACATTTGATGTAGTTTGATGATGTAGGAGCTGATGACCAACTTTACTTAAGTGTACAAGTTTAGTTTTGTAAGTTCCAATGTAAtaagtggagttaggtagtgttTAGGTAAAGGATTTGTTAATCTTTTGACCAGCCAAATgactggtatatgtaatggctttaaGCCAATGTTTCAAATGAATGAAATCATCAGATTTTCTTCCATATGCtccatctttcttttccttctaaAAACTTCTAAGTTCTGTTCTTCATTCTTGACAGTAGCTAAAAAGCTTGAACTCCAAGcattttttccttcatattttaCCCGGGTATAATACGTTGCTGCTAGTGCTCTGTTTGAAATTCTTACTTTACCCGGTTAAAGTGTGTTGAaactccaacaattggtatcaagagctttCATCTTAGAGGACCTGTTGTTGAAAATTAAATGGCTTCATCAAGTTTTTCTCCTGCAGCACCACCAGTTTTTAATGGTGAGGGGTTCCACATATGGGTTGTCAAGATGAGGACTTACCTACAGGCCtttgatctgtgggaagttgtcaacacTGATGTCGAGCCAGCTCCACTTCGAGCCAATCAACAGTGGCTCAAATCAGATAACATGCAGATGAGAGGACCAAAAAGCACAAGTCTATGTCATGCATTCAGAACTGTGTTTCTGATGTTATTTTCACCAGAATCATGGCTTGTGAGACTCCCAAGCAGGCCTGGGacaagcttaaggaggagttcCAAGGTACTGAGAGGACAAGACAGCAGCAGTTGTTGAATCTGAGAAGGGAGTTTGAGAACTTGAAGATGAAGTAAGAAGAAACTGTCAAGAAGTATTCTGACAGAATCATGGCTGTagttaacagcataaggctccttggtGAGCAATTTGATGAGGCAAGGATTGTGAAGAAAGTGTTCTCTACCTTACCGGAGAGGTACGAAGCAAAAATATCCTCCTTAGAGGATTCAAGGGATCTGACCAGTATCTCTTTAACAGAGCTGATCAATGCTCtgtatgcacaagagcaaaggAGGGCCAGCAGATCGGAGGAGCACCAAGAGGGTGCTTTCTAAGCTAAGGCCAAAGCAGCCTTGAGCACCTCAGCCTATAAAGGCAAAAAGAACTTGAGAAataggcctaagcctgatgctgcaagaGGAGAAGATCGACTCTGCAGATTTTGTAAAAAACTTGGTCATCCAGAGGCCAGATGCTGGTTCAGACTAGATGCTGTGTGTCAACACTGCAAAAAGAaaggccatgttgaaagggtctgcAAAGAAAAAGGCAGACCTGGCCAAAACCAACAACACAAGGCTGAAGCTCAGATAGCTGAAGATGGCAGTGACAATGAAGAGCAGGTCTTTGCAGTCTCCTGCTCAGCTACTCAGAAGAAAGTCTCAAATGGTTGGCTCCTTGACAGTGGCTGCACCAATCATATGTCACCAGATGCAGTTATTTTCAAGTCATTAGACAGAAGCTGCAAAACAAAAGTTAAAGTCGGCAATGGCCACTTTATCAAGGCAGAAGGAAAGGGAGATGTGGTTATTCGCACAACCACAGGtgagaaaatcatcaaaaatgtcCTGTTGGTACCTGAGATTGACAGGAATCTTCTTAGTATCTCTCAATTGCTAGAGAAAGGGTACTCAGTTGTGTTCAAAGGCCAAAAGTGCAAAATCACTGATCCAAATGGATCAAGCTTCATGACAGTCACCATGACTGAAAAATG includes these proteins:
- the LOC107935290 gene encoding probable glycosyltransferase At3g07620 yields the protein MIQNFKIYAYPPPETLSFDSKVESLFYSSLIRSHFITQNPEEAHLFFIPFSFHSGLSTRAVAYVVGNYRTEFIYWNRTLGADHFFLSCSGIGHGADRNVVELKKNSVQVSCFPTTAGLFIPHKDVSLPPLANVHAPVHAPASKSSSYLGYVRYNWVKESNLMEQLLADPEIVVESEPSDQLTYEERLAGSKFCLFEYGPEISAIGEAMSFGCVPVVITDRPIQDLPLMDLLAWQQIAVFVGSSGGVNEIKRVLGRVVVEEYEDMRESAAVASKHFVWNDTPEPCDAFHMVMYQLWLRRHTIRYAEREWA